The window GACTCTGTATCGGAAAAATCGGTTCGGTAAAGCACGGCAATCATCACCCCGATGAAACCAATGATCAGTCCGACCCACCGGTGCAGCGGAGTGTGCTCATTGGTGATCAAACCGGAAAAGGCGCCGGTTACCATGGGCTGGAGTGCTACTACCAGGGCGACGATGCCCGCTGGAACTCCGTAATCAAGCGAAAGTTTCACGCACCCCAGCCAGACACCGTGTGCAAGGATGCCGATAACCATGGATGTAAGTGCCGCATTGCGTCCCGGCCAGACAAAATGTCCCCGTATCAGAAGCCAGCTCAGAAGCAGGAGCGTAAGCGGCCAGTATCTCCAGAAAAGCAGTGTGAACGGGCCGGAATTGGGCAGGGCGTAGTCGGCTCCGATAAACCCGGAGTTCCAGAACAGCACAAAAGCCACTGCCATAACCCAGGTTGTACTTCGCAAAGATTTCAATTCAGTATACGTTTTTTGATAATGCCTGAGTTGTTGACTGGTGTTTTAAAGATAAATAAACTAAAAAAAACGGCTTGCAGTTACATTTTAAATTTATTTTAAAAAATCAATGCAGAAATTTAGATAACCGGTTTACTTGTACTACATGGAACAGAGCAGCAGGGTTAAAGCAAGTGAGATGAATTGCTGTGATTCTCTATTGATTTAACTTTAACACCAAAAAAAGAGCTAATCCGCAGAATCGGAGTGAGAAATAATTATTGACAATACGTAAAATCGGGCAATTGTATTGTTTAAGGTTTTTTAATATTCCATCGGCTGCCTGAAACGGCGCAGCCCCTTACCTTCGCAGCCAACCACGTCTCTGGATGTCCAGATTGGTAAGCCCCAGCTCCTTTGCATGATCGACAACGGCATTGTACTCATCCGTGGTGATACGCCGGGAAATCTCCGGATAGTCGTAGGCCTTGTGCTGCGGATTGTACTGTGACATGATGTTGACATAGGTGTCTTTTGGCAGGTTTTCGGCAATCCAGTCCATGATCTCTGCCGATCCGCTTGTTTCGTTCGGCATAACCAGATGCCGGATCATCAGACCCCGGTGCATGATGCCGTTTTCATCCGGCTTGGCCACACCGACCTGGCGGTGCATCTCCAGGATCGCTTTTTTGGTGATCTCCGGATACGTTTCGGCCTGACCGGTGAGTTCCTTCGACAGGTCGCTGTCCCAGAACTTGAAGTCGGGGAGGTAGATGTCAATGACGCCATCCAGCAGGGACAGGGTCTCAAGACGCTCCCATCCGCAGGTGTTGTATACGATCGGCAGCCGGAACCCGTTTTCCACTGCCTTGTCGATCGCCTTCACTATGAAGGCAGGATAATGAGTTGGTGTGACCATGTTGACGTTATGGCACCCCATTTGCTGCAGCTGAAGCATCAGTCCGGCCATTTCCTGAATGCTTCTTTCGCTTCCGCGTCCGCGATGGCTGATCTCCCAGTTCTGGCAAAAAACGCACCGCAGGCTGCAATGGGCTAAAAATATGGTGCCGGAGCCGCCGTCTCCGACCAGCGGACGTTCCTCACCGAAATGGGGCATTGCCGATGAGATATGGAGTTCCGTGCCGGGTGACTGGCAGTATCCGGTCTCTCCGTCATGACGATTGACGCCGCATTCTCTCGGACACGTACGGCAGTTCTCCATCATGGCCCAGAGCTTGTCTCCCCGCTCTTTCAGCTCGCCTGTCCGGTGAAGCTTCAGGTATCCCGGTTCAAAATCAGGATTTATGGCCGGAGTCCCGTCGGATCTGCCCGGTGCCGCGAAACTGCTGCCCAGTGTTCCGAGCATGATGCAGCCCACACCGGCCTGACAACACATTTTTGCCGTGTTTTGAAGAAATGCGCGTCTGCTGAGGTTTTTATATTCAGAGGTATCCATAATAATCCTTGTCTGTTATTTATTTGGAACAGGTGCAGCGGTTTTCCGGTTACCGCCGGATACAGTTGCCATCATGATCAAACTTGTGAGCTTGACCAGGGCCACGGTGATGCAGGTGCCGGTCAGACCCATGACCGGAAGCAGAAGTACGCCGCCCAGGATGCCGCCAAGCCATCCGCCCAGCAAATCCGAGCCGTAAATCAATCCGGCCGTTTTGCTCAGTCCCTCCGGATTTTTCAGATAGAGTTTGTTGGCCAGCGGAAACTGTCCGCCTACAAGCATTCCGCTCACAAATGCAACGGCCAGGAACAGTATCCGCACGAAAATCAGGCTGGCCTGCGTGTCCGGAAGTGCCCGGGCGGCCAGGAAAATCAGCGGCAGGGCGATGGCAAAGCCGATGATGGCCGCCTCCAGGTAAAGGAACAGCCGGCGACCGTGCTCTTCGCCGGAAGTGATGCGGGTCAGAAAGAGCGCCCCGATGCCGGCACCCGCCATAAATGCGGCCACGAGCAGACCGACCCATGAAAACACGTGACCGTATGTGATCTGAAACATGAATATCACAACGAGACTGAATATCATCCCCGCAAAGCCGCTTGCAAAAATGGCAAAGGGGATGGCGCCCCGTGCATATGTTCCGGTTGCGAATCTGATCAGGAAGTGGATCAGCAGAATGACCACCAGCACCGGAATGATGACATTCAGCCCGATGCGGTCCAGCTGGTTGAACCAGGAGCCGAATTCCGGGGCATGCAGCGTATTCCAGTGGGCGATGTGATAAAACATGCCGATCGGCTTGAAATCGTAATTGATTTCGGTGGTGTGTCCGTCGATGTAGTTTTTGAACCATTGCTGCCATCCGGCATGCAGTTTTTTTTCAATGTCCCAGGGCACCATCTCCTCTGCAGTGATATCCCGCGCCTCAAGCCGCTCCATGAGCTTCATCATGTCCAGCTGCATGACCTCCTCTGAATCGGAGGAGAGATAAATGTGCTTGCTTTCTCCCGGACTCACCCGGACATGGGAAAACACGCTGCTGAGAGTATGAAAGACGTTGCTGTTGAGATCCCGGATCTCATCGCTTGTATAGGTCAGTGACCCGGGTGCTCCGAGGACCAGAATTCCATCCTCGCTTAGTCGTTTTTTGGCCAGCTCGAAAAACTCCCGTGTATAAAACCGGTTCGCCTGCAGATTTGACGGCTCCATCACGCCGATGAAAATCAGGTCATACCGCCCGGAGGTTTTTGAAAGGAACAGGCGGCCGTCCGTATGTTCCAGGTTCACCCGTTCATCGTCAAGCTCCGATTCTGTCAGGGGCGTCGGGTGCTTGCGGATGATGTCGATCAGCCTGGGATCGTGCTCGGCATAATCGATGTTTTGGACGGACGGATGTTTCAGCGCTTCGTTGATGATGCCGCCGGCGCCGCCTCTCAGGATAAGTATTTCCTGCGGATCCGGATGGGCCAGCAGCGGCATATGAACAAACTCTTCTACAAACTGGATGTCCGGCACCGGCGTGATAAGTTCGCGAATGCCATCCAGAAAGAACAGATATTGTTCGTCCCGCTCGACCACGCTGATGTTGCTGTAGCGGGAGTTTTCGTAGTGTACGACATTGTGTCTCTCCCACTGCATATCGACCGAACGGCTGTGCAGTGCGTCTGCCGGTCCGCCCGCCAGGGCGTATCCGGTTACAACCAGCAGAACAGCAAGGGCGCCCTTCAGGAATTTCCGGAACGTGCCGTTTATCTCTGCGGGACGCATTAGTGCCGCAGCCCGGGGCCAAAGCAGGTAGAGGCAGGCCAGGATGTTAATCAAGGCGATACCTGCGGCTATCTGGAAGGTATGCAGAAATGGAATGAGCAGAAATGTGCTGATGACTCCTCCCAGTACGGTCCCGGCTGTTTCATACACATAGACCTTTGCGGCCGAACTGCTGTCATTATCCGAGTACATTGCGTAAATGCGGCACCCGATGGTGAACAGGGCGCCGTGGAGGATGCAGACGGGCAGCAGGATCAGAAACGAGGAGTAAAACATGGGGAGCAGCTCCACATTTTCCCCGATCGAAACGCCAAGCAATCCTTTGAGGATGCGCGTGAAAAATATCGCGGCTATGAATGCGGCAGAGAAGAGGACCGCAATAATGGTGTATGTTTCGAGCCTGAATCTGGTTTTATCGGCGATTCTGCCGAGGGTGAGGCATCCTGCAGCTTCCAGAATCAGCCAGTTGGCCAGGATGATGCCGATGCTCAGTTCGATCCCCGCGAAGACGATCATCAGCTCACGCAGCAAAAGCACTTCGGCCACAAGTCCGCTGAAGCCCATCACCAAAACAGCTATGCGAATACGTCTGTGCATCGTCTTCACTGCAATATCTGTCCTGCCTGAAATAATGTATTTGACATCGGCCTGACAGTCAGACCGCTGCTGAATACCTTTTCTTTAACTGCCCGGAGTATTGCTGTGCCACCATTAATTAAAAAAGTAATAAAAGAGGGCTCATGAGTCAGCAATACGCACCGTCACAATACAAAAAAATGATTTTACTGATGATTGTACGTTCAAAATATAAATCTGGAATTATATTACGAACGAAAAAAGATGGCTGGCATTTTAAGACAGGAAAAATCCGGCTGCAAAATCTGCGATCATCAGATCCTGCAAAATGCTGTTGGAATAGTTTTTATCCGGTTTTCAATGGAGTTCAGGGCACAGAAAAACAGTGTACTGAATATAAAATAAAAAGCCTTGCAGATAGTACCTGCAAGGCTTCGAAGGTTATGGACTTTGTTATCTCCTGCCGTTCCCCCTGTGGGCTCTGTTGCCCGGGTTGAATTCCTCCGGCGGAAGCATGACGGTGTCTATTACATGGATGACTCCGTTGCTGGCCTCGATATCCACAGCAATTAACTCTGCGAATCTGTCTTCGTTGCCTGTAAAGAAACTATCATCTTCACTCATTATTTTAATGAATGAGCCTTGCTGTGTTCTGATCTGCTTCGAGCTGACCACATCACCGGACATCCGGTTGCCGGCGGCAACGTGGTAGAGCAGAATATCCGTGACCAGTTCCTTCCTTTCTTCTGACAGTAATTCTTCGGCAGTTAAGCCAAGTTCATCGAGAAGATTTACAAAGGCTTCATCGGTCGGGGCGAAAACCGTGAATTGCCGTTTGCCGCTCAGTACACCATCAAGTCCGGCAAACAGAACAGCTTCGACAAGGATGTTGAAATCATCATTATCAACTGCGATATCGACAATTGTGGAGCTGCTTTCCGTACCGGCGATGTTTGTCAATAATGCCGGCAAATTGTTGTCTTTCCGGAGATCCGGTCCGTCAGTGGTTTCACTGACGTTGGTCACATCACATGCACTCACAACAATCAGAAGTGCAGACAGAATGAAAGGGGCTAGATTTTTCATGGCTTGAATTAGTTATTATAAGTTAAGGGAGTGGTTTTTACATATGATGCACTGCACTTTTTCCAGAACCTCAGATTTGGCAGAATAGTTCCCGGTCTGATAGCGTAAAATCATGATTGCTATGAATTTACGCTAACAATGTGTTAGGGTTTGCTGCCTTTTCCCCCTTGATGGCATTGCATTGAGGCAAAAACGGTCCGGTTCACCATCCGGGCGTAAACTGGAATCCGAAATGAGTGCCCCTTTCGGGTCGCTGAAACGGATACGCCACATAGAATTCCAGCACGATGGCTCCAAGGATGTTAAACCGGCTGGAAACGCCTGTGCTGAAGACGGGTATGGCCATTCCGACTGAATGTTGTCCGGGTGAACAATGTTGAAATAAGAGAAACGGACACAAAGAATTTCAGAAAGAGAACTAAATGTGCTATGGTCATCCGGGAACAAAAAAATCACCTGCTTTTGGTTACCCAGCCGGCTCATGCATGGCTGTCCGGACAAATTGCAGAACATTGGGGTGGAAACGGCTATGTACGGCCGGAACCATGGAAGGAGATGTGCCTGGCAGCTGCCCGGCACGATCACGGGTGGACCGGGCGGGATATGCGCCTTGTCCGGAATCCTGCAACCGGCGCGCCCTATGATTTTCGGAATATGCCGATTGGAGAGCATATGGACATTTGGGATCGGTCGGTGACGCTGGTTGCAGAATCGAACCGTTATGCCGCACTGTTGGTATCCAGGCATGTGATGAACCTTTTTTCCATGCACGATTTCTCCGGGGAACCGGATGATATTCGAAGCAAAGCGAAGCAATTCAAAGAGAAACAGCAGGAGCTTCAGGAGAGATTGATCACCAGCTGCAAACGGGATGAGTTTTACAGCAGCTTTCTTACCGATGACACCCTTGAAAAGCATCGCAGGCTTCTGTCCGCCTTCGATTACTTGTCCCTTTATGTGATTCTCGGGAATGCGGAGAAATCGGCGCTGTCCGATGTGCCTTCCGGCAAGAGCGGATCCGGAACAATTCAATTGGAAAATAAAGAGGAAGCTGCCGGAAACGATGCCGGTCCGGAAGCCAATGGCCTTCTGCAAACATGTGCTGTTTCGCCCTGGCCGTTTCTTACCGACCGCCTGTCATTGCGCTGTGATGCCATCCGGTTAAAAACGTTTTGTGCTGATCAGGAGGAGCTTGACCGGGTCATGGAACAGGGGGACCGGGTGCTGTTTACCGTGGAGCTGGTCCCGGAATGATCCCAATGAGGGAAATGTTCTGATCGGCCTGCAGCAGATACGTTCAAAGCAACTTCAATGCAACCCGGTAAGCCATCATGAAAAACCGTCATAAGAGCACATCTTCGCGAAATCCCGGGGAGATTCCGGAACACGACTATCTCGCGATGCTAACCGGTCTGACCCATTCCGGTATCCTCTGGGAGCCGGTCAATGACACGGTGATGGGAGGCCGTTCACATTCCAATGCCGGCTTCAACAGTTCCGGGCAGCTTTGTTTTCACGGGCAGGTTTCACTGGAAAACAACGGAGGTTTTGCATCCGTGCGGACTCGCTGCCGCCTTGGCCTTGGTGGTTTTGCCGGGTTTCGTTTGCGGCTTGCTGGTGACGGAAAGCGATACAGCTTCAGGATCAAAACCGGAAAGGACGGACAGCTGCACCGGTTTTCGTACGAGGCCGTTTTTGACACACGCGACGCATTGCATTCGGATCATTCCGGTTGTTGGAAAAATCCGGGTACCACCGGTTTGTCAGACCGCTCGCTGTCACTTGCTGACGATAGCCATGAGGAAATATGGCTGCCTTTTGACCGGTTTCGTCCGGTATTCCGGGGACGTCAGGTTCCGGATGCGCCGGACCTGGATCCGTCGGACAGCGGAGAAGTGTCGCTGATGATCAAAGACGGTCAGGAAGGCTCTTTTGAATTACAGGTCAGTGATATTGCAGCTTATCGCTTGCCGCAGGAAAACGAGCAGCAATGGATGGAGCTGGCACTGGCCATGGCCGGTGAGTCCGGTACACCGTACGGTGCTGTAATTGTGGGGCCGGATGACCGGATCATTAGCAAGGCCGGCAACCGGGTTGGAGCGGCCAGTGACGCCTCTGCACATGCTGAAATAGAGGCGATACGCAAGGCCGGAAAAAAACAGG of the Natronogracilivirga saccharolytica genome contains:
- a CDS encoding CIA30 family protein, which produces MKNRHKSTSSRNPGEIPEHDYLAMLTGLTHSGILWEPVNDTVMGGRSHSNAGFNSSGQLCFHGQVSLENNGGFASVRTRCRLGLGGFAGFRLRLAGDGKRYSFRIKTGKDGQLHRFSYEAVFDTRDALHSDHSGCWKNPGTTGLSDRSLSLADDSHEEIWLPFDRFRPVFRGRQVPDAPDLDPSDSGEVSLMIKDGQEGSFELQVSDIAAYRLPQENEQQWMELALAMAGESGTPYGAVIVGPDDRIISKAGNRVGAASDASAHAEIEAIRKAGKKQGSAGLSGCRLFTTVEPCPMCMSAVIWAGISEVYYGAGIPDVVAAGGKQIMMRAAELAGRTPDSPVLYEGLCRDACIRKL
- a CDS encoding DUF3891 family protein, with product MVIREQKNHLLLVTQPAHAWLSGQIAEHWGGNGYVRPEPWKEMCLAAARHDHGWTGRDMRLVRNPATGAPYDFRNMPIGEHMDIWDRSVTLVAESNRYAALLVSRHVMNLFSMHDFSGEPDDIRSKAKQFKEKQQELQERLITSCKRDEFYSSFLTDDTLEKHRRLLSAFDYLSLYVILGNAEKSALSDVPSGKSGSGTIQLENKEEAAGNDAGPEANGLLQTCAVSPWPFLTDRLSLRCDAIRLKTFCADQEELDRVMEQGDRVLFTVELVPE
- a CDS encoding DMT family transporter is translated as MKSLRSTTWVMAVAFVLFWNSGFIGADYALPNSGPFTLLFWRYWPLTLLLLSWLLIRGHFVWPGRNAALTSMVIGILAHGVWLGCVKLSLDYGVPAGIVALVVALQPMVTGAFSGLITNEHTPLHRWVGLIIGFIGVMIAVLYRTDFSDTESIFGYFIPFGSVIAITAASLYRRRMQVTGNDDLLPLPLALFYQCLGTALVVTIPAIAFEQLAVEWVPEFIATTIWLMLAVSLLAYALMWNLLNRIDATRVASLFYLGPPVTMLMAWVAFGDQLLPTDLVGLGVVMAGVLLSQRR
- a CDS encoding radical SAM protein, whose product is MDTSEYKNLSRRAFLQNTAKMCCQAGVGCIMLGTLGSSFAAPGRSDGTPAINPDFEPGYLKLHRTGELKERGDKLWAMMENCRTCPRECGVNRHDGETGYCQSPGTELHISSAMPHFGEERPLVGDGGSGTIFLAHCSLRCVFCQNWEISHRGRGSERSIQEMAGLMLQLQQMGCHNVNMVTPTHYPAFIVKAIDKAVENGFRLPIVYNTCGWERLETLSLLDGVIDIYLPDFKFWDSDLSKELTGQAETYPEITKKAILEMHRQVGVAKPDENGIMHRGLMIRHLVMPNETSGSAEIMDWIAENLPKDTYVNIMSQYNPQHKAYDYPEISRRITTDEYNAVVDHAKELGLTNLDIQRRGWLRR
- a CDS encoding fasciclin domain-containing protein, with protein sequence MKNLAPFILSALLIVVSACDVTNVSETTDGPDLRKDNNLPALLTNIAGTESSSTIVDIAVDNDDFNILVEAVLFAGLDGVLSGKRQFTVFAPTDEAFVNLLDELGLTAEELLSEERKELVTDILLYHVAAGNRMSGDVVSSKQIRTQQGSFIKIMSEDDSFFTGNEDRFAELIAVDIEASNGVIHVIDTVMLPPEEFNPGNRAHRGNGRR